One genomic segment of Clostridium saccharoperbutylacetonicum N1-4(HMT) includes these proteins:
- a CDS encoding ferritin family protein, which produces MKCTICGMDINEKNYNFNEGAFANKNSIDNIMYCPFCGVNKEYLSENSEIIEVKANLLDEKTLQILDHAVKLELFNGDFYRTAASKAKDNEIKKMFEALSVIETFHSKVHQRLGGFTKVPELNKVSYDKYNSDSALLKLAKQKEEHAISYYEKYKNEVNDNNLVAIFEALSIVEREHIILVEE; this is translated from the coding sequence ATGAAATGTACAATATGTGGTATGGACATAAATGAAAAAAACTATAATTTTAATGAGGGCGCTTTTGCTAATAAAAATTCTATAGACAATATTATGTACTGTCCATTTTGTGGCGTGAACAAGGAGTATCTAAGTGAAAATAGTGAAATCATAGAAGTGAAAGCTAATTTGCTTGATGAAAAAACCTTACAGATTTTAGACCATGCTGTTAAACTTGAACTTTTCAATGGTGACTTTTATAGAACAGCAGCAAGTAAAGCAAAGGATAATGAAATTAAAAAAATGTTTGAAGCGTTGTCAGTAATAGAGACGTTTCATTCTAAAGTGCATCAAAGGCTGGGGGGATTTACTAAAGTTCCTGAGTTAAATAAAGTTAGTTATGATAAATATAACAGTGATAGTGCTCTTTTAAAGTTAGCAAAGCAAAAGGAAGAACATGCTATAAGTTATTATGAAAAATATAAAAATGAAGTTAATGATAATAATTTAGTGGCTATTTTTGAAGCTTTATCAATTGTTGAAAGGGAGCATATTATTCTTGTTGAAGAATAA